One stretch of Gemmatimonadota bacterium DNA includes these proteins:
- a CDS encoding sulfatase-like hydrolase/transferase, with product MTPNIILIISDQHNPHVMGCAENPIVQTPNLDALARRGVRFRNAYCPYPLCAPSRSGFMSAQYPSDVGVYDNSGSLSFDTPTFAHAFGAAGYEAVLCGRMHFRNPDQFHGFEKRIHADCGGLSAEILGSGYNRTTGQTKYGVQVSGHGETGYRHFDKSVTETACKFIADRQESDRPYALVVGYMNPHNPLICGREDFEYYMAQIPPLEPESPEYLNALHPAMKKWRERRGVEDITPEQNRRGLAAYYGLTTELDRYIGQIIDTVQSSSDADNTVIIYTSDHGDMAHEHGMWWKSSFYEGSVGIPLICSGPGHLHENRTEDATVSLIDVGPTALDIAGADPLPDVAGKSFAPFLTGDQPPDWPNEVFAEYIGLLGDQPACMLRTGPWKLNYYSEFDSCQLFNIDEDPEERRDLSNDPRYRDVIQSGLEKIFARWSADDILKQAEQQTRARALIARCGHSHIPHAIPPFEPDIDAVNEFDFSQLPEDPR from the coding sequence ATGACTCCCAATATTATCCTCATCATCTCCGACCAGCACAACCCCCATGTAATGGGATGTGCGGAAAATCCCATTGTGCAAACGCCGAACCTGGACGCGCTCGCCCGCCGTGGGGTCCGGTTTCGCAATGCGTATTGCCCCTATCCCCTCTGCGCGCCTTCGCGATCGGGCTTCATGTCCGCGCAGTACCCCAGCGATGTGGGCGTCTATGACAACAGCGGCAGCCTGTCTTTTGACACCCCCACATTTGCCCATGCATTTGGCGCGGCGGGATACGAAGCCGTGCTATGTGGTCGCATGCACTTTAGAAACCCCGACCAATTCCACGGCTTTGAAAAACGCATCCACGCCGACTGCGGCGGGCTATCCGCAGAAATTCTCGGCTCTGGATACAACCGCACAACGGGACAGACCAAATACGGCGTTCAAGTATCCGGTCATGGCGAAACCGGCTATCGCCACTTTGACAAATCCGTCACTGAAACAGCCTGCAAATTCATCGCCGACCGGCAAGAGAGCGACAGACCCTATGCCCTCGTCGTCGGCTACATGAACCCGCACAATCCCCTGATCTGCGGCAGAGAAGACTTCGAGTATTACATGGCGCAAATCCCACCGCTCGAACCCGAATCGCCCGAATACTTAAACGCCCTGCATCCAGCCATGAAAAAATGGCGCGAAAGACGCGGCGTTGAAGACATCACCCCAGAACAGAATCGTCGCGGGTTAGCCGCCTATTACGGCCTGACAACCGAACTCGACCGATACATCGGTCAAATCATTGACACCGTCCAATCCTCCTCCGATGCGGACAACACCGTCATCATCTACACCTCGGACCACGGCGACATGGCCCATGAACACGGCATGTGGTGGAAAAGCAGCTTTTACGAAGGCTCTGTGGGCATTCCCTTGATCTGCTCAGGGCCGGGTCATCTTCACGAAAACCGCACAGAAGATGCCACCGTCAGCCTCATCGACGTCGGACCCACAGCTCTGGACATTGCGGGCGCAGACCCCCTGCCCGATGTCGCGGGCAAAAGCTTTGCACCATTCCTCACAGGTGATCAGCCACCGGACTGGCCCAATGAAGTCTTTGCAGAATACATCGGCTTGCTCGGCGACCAGCCCGCGTGCATGCTCCGCACGGGACCGTGGAAATTGAACTATTACTCTGAATTTGACTCCTGCCAATTGTTCAACATTGACGAAGACCCCGAAGAACGCCGCGACCTGTCCAATGACCCCCGGTATCGAGACGTAATCCAATCGGGCCTCGAAAAAATCTTTGCACGCTGGTCTGCCGATGATATCTTGAAACAAGCCGAACAACAAACACGCGCCCGAGCACTCATCGCACGTTGTGGACACAGCCATATCCCCCACGCCATCCCCCCATTCGAGCCAGACATTGATGCCGTAAACGAGTTCGACTTCTCACAATTACCCGAAGACCCCAGATAG
- a CDS encoding DUF350 domain-containing protein: MIVQDLIATGIYLISAFVLFWIGKLVKDLTTTSYSVREELVEKDNAALGVAMAGYYFGLFMAIGGTLSGPSQGLENDLIDIGIYGVLAIILLNLSRLVNDGVILHGFKIRDELIDDQNAGTGAVIAASYIATGLVIFGAVSGEIGGIVTTVIFWALGQVALVLAGLVYEWITPYSIHDEIEKDNVAAGVAFAGALVGIGVIVFHASAGDFISWTVNLQDFAIEVVAGLILLPIVRFISDVILLPGQKLTDEIANQEHPNLGAGFIEATSYVGASFLIVWSL; the protein is encoded by the coding sequence ATGATAGTACAGGACTTAATCGCAACAGGTATTTATCTCATCAGCGCGTTTGTATTATTCTGGATCGGCAAATTGGTCAAAGACTTGACGACAACGAGTTATAGCGTGCGGGAGGAACTGGTCGAAAAAGACAACGCTGCACTGGGTGTAGCCATGGCGGGATATTACTTCGGATTGTTCATGGCCATCGGCGGCACCTTGTCCGGGCCATCTCAGGGATTGGAAAACGATTTAATCGACATCGGCATATACGGAGTGCTGGCAATCATCTTGCTCAATCTCTCGCGTCTGGTCAACGACGGAGTGATCCTGCACGGATTCAAAATTCGGGATGAATTAATCGACGATCAAAACGCGGGCACCGGTGCCGTGATCGCCGCGTCGTACATAGCAACGGGATTGGTAATCTTTGGCGCAGTATCGGGTGAGATTGGCGGAATAGTGACGACCGTGATTTTCTGGGCATTGGGTCAGGTCGCTCTGGTACTGGCCGGGCTGGTGTACGAATGGATTACCCCGTATAGCATTCACGACGAAATCGAAAAAGACAACGTCGCCGCAGGCGTCGCGTTTGCGGGCGCACTGGTCGGCATTGGCGTCATCGTGTTTCACGCATCAGCGGGCGATTTTATTTCCTGGACTGTAAATTTGCAGGATTTCGCAATCGAAGTCGTCGCGGGATTGATCTTGCTACCCATCGTCCGATTCATCTCCGACGTAATCCTCTTACCCGGACAAAAACTGACCGATGAAATCGCCAATCAAGAACACCCCAATCTCGGCGCGGGCTTCATCGAAGCCACGTCTTACGTCGGCGCATCGTTCCTGATTGTATGGAGTTTATAA
- a CDS encoding polyamine aminopropyltransferase: MRQSYLLKACIFATGCAGIVAEFTLSTLASYLLGNTTLQWAVLMSLMLFAMGLGSRWSRLLTDRLLDRFIAIEFYLSVLCATCAVVAYFGSVLALSAGVFIYSYAFAIGILIGMEIPLVARMNEAYQDLRTNIASVMEKDYFGALIGGLLFAFFLLPELGLTYTPLALSAINFIVASVLLWQYRHLLARRLLLLTAFWILGAGLLVLGLYIRPIVIWGEQSRYRDRVVYQDQTAYQRIVITEWKGHHWLHLNGNVQFSTYDEERYHESLVHPAMQLSGSRNNVLILGGGDGLAVREVVKYADVQAITLVDLDKAIIDLARAHPVFVEANARALDDPRVNVVIGDAGAFLARSEALFNIIIIDLPDPKGPDLARLYSREFYRLCARHLTPDGVLVTQASSPLNARLAFLCIERTMTDAGFSTIPYHTYIPTMGDWGWVLGMKTEEMSEENLVQRTQQLTFEDIETQFLDAETMRGMLHFWKGMFDEKHAIEVSTEMEPTVDRYYRKSEWGFE; this comes from the coding sequence ATGCGACAGAGCTATCTCTTAAAAGCCTGCATATTCGCCACGGGATGTGCCGGCATAGTAGCCGAATTTACATTGTCAACACTGGCGAGCTATCTATTGGGCAACACGACATTGCAGTGGGCCGTGCTCATGTCGCTGATGTTATTTGCCATGGGCCTGGGCAGCCGATGGAGCCGATTATTGACGGACAGGTTGCTGGATCGCTTTATCGCAATCGAATTTTATCTCTCGGTCCTGTGCGCCACCTGTGCGGTTGTGGCGTATTTTGGATCGGTACTCGCCTTATCGGCAGGCGTCTTCATCTATAGCTATGCTTTTGCCATCGGCATACTAATCGGCATGGAAATTCCGCTGGTCGCACGTATGAATGAAGCGTATCAGGATCTGCGCACCAACATCGCCTCAGTAATGGAAAAAGACTATTTTGGCGCATTGATCGGCGGACTATTGTTCGCTTTTTTTTTATTACCTGAATTGGGCCTGACGTACACACCGCTGGCACTGAGCGCGATTAACTTTATCGTGGCATCGGTATTGCTGTGGCAATATCGACACCTATTGGCGCGTCGCTTGCTACTATTGACGGCATTCTGGATCCTGGGCGCGGGCCTTCTGGTACTGGGACTTTATATCCGCCCCATTGTAATATGGGGCGAACAAAGTCGGTATCGCGACCGCGTAGTCTATCAAGATCAGACTGCTTATCAGCGCATTGTCATAACCGAATGGAAAGGCCACCACTGGCTGCACTTAAATGGCAACGTGCAATTCAGCACCTATGACGAAGAACGCTATCACGAATCGCTGGTACATCCGGCCATGCAACTATCGGGATCGCGGAACAACGTACTCATTTTAGGCGGGGGGGATGGACTGGCTGTGCGCGAAGTCGTAAAATATGCAGATGTACAAGCAATCACCCTGGTAGATTTAGACAAAGCGATAATCGATCTGGCGCGCGCACACCCGGTCTTTGTAGAAGCGAATGCGCGGGCACTGGACGACCCGCGTGTCAATGTGGTAATCGGCGATGCGGGCGCGTTTTTGGCGCGTTCAGAAGCACTATTCAATATCATCATCATCGACTTGCCCGACCCCAAAGGACCAGACCTCGCCAGATTGTATTCGCGGGAATTTTATCGCCTGTGTGCGCGTCACTTAACACCCGATGGCGTACTGGTAACCCAGGCGTCGAGTCCTCTTAACGCGCGCCTTGCATTTCTGTGCATTGAGCGCACAATGACAGACGCCGGTTTTTCCACCATACCCTATCACACCTATATACCAACGATGGGAGATTGGGGATGGGTATTGGGAATGAAAACCGAAGAAATGAGCGAAGAGAACCTCGTTCAACGAACGCAACAACTCACTTTTGAGGATATAGAAACGCAATTTTTGGATGCAGAAACAATGCGGGGAATGTTGCACTTCTGGAAGGGCATGTTCGATGAAAAACATGCAATCGAGGTCAGCACGGAAATGGAGCCGACAGTAGATCGATACTATCGGAAATCAGAATGGGGGTTTGAGTAA
- a CDS encoding DUF4178 domain-containing protein, whose amino-acid sequence MNWNPFKKKKQEPEALDPLTVTLSDLKLGYVLDYDLKTWQVTAQHYYDYEGDRVDEWELTCGDDVAFLERSEDDSISWILTRKIPLSDIEGDIRGHMRDHDNEDPPDEVRCQGVMFYGISSAVGSFYKDGGDEGQEFIIWNYLDESEEHSLSIEQWAEDAFEAAVGEFVEEYQFSNILPVD is encoded by the coding sequence ATGAATTGGAATCCTTTTAAGAAGAAGAAACAAGAACCCGAAGCTCTCGATCCCCTAACTGTTACGCTGTCCGATCTCAAGCTGGGTTATGTCCTCGACTACGATCTCAAGACATGGCAGGTTACAGCGCAGCATTATTACGATTACGAAGGTGACCGCGTGGATGAATGGGAACTCACCTGCGGCGATGATGTGGCATTCCTCGAGCGGTCAGAAGACGATAGTATTTCCTGGATACTGACGCGCAAAATCCCCCTTTCCGATATTGAGGGCGATATCCGTGGGCATATGCGCGACCACGACAATGAGGATCCTCCCGATGAAGTTAGATGCCAGGGGGTTATGTTCTATGGCATATCGTCAGCCGTTGGATCTTTTTACAAAGATGGCGGAGACGAGGGACAGGAGTTTATCATCTGGAATTATCTCGACGAGTCGGAGGAACACTCCTTATCTATCGAGCAATGGGCTGAAGACGCTTTTGAAGCCGCAGTGGGTGAGTTCGTCGAAGAATATCAGTTTAGCAATATCCTGCCTGTAGATTAA
- a CDS encoding PspA/IM30 family protein codes for MSIFQRLFSVGKAEVHSAIDKFEDPIKMTEQGIRDLKNDLNSAMTSLAEVKGQAIRLRKQAEDNKKASADWERKAMVLLQKAQSGELDAGEADRLATEALSRKSEADNRISQFEQDAEMQEDMAAKLQSQVEKLKSTIATHENELISLRARAKTAAATKKINKQLAKVDSSGTIAMLERMKERVEEDESLSQAYGEIAGESKSVDEEIDAALSTSSSGTDQRLAELKAKMGMTSKD; via the coding sequence ATGAGCATCTTTCAACGTCTCTTCAGTGTGGGCAAGGCCGAAGTCCATTCGGCTATTGACAAATTTGAAGATCCGATAAAAATGACCGAACAGGGTATCCGCGACCTGAAAAATGACCTCAATAGCGCGATGACCAGCCTGGCTGAGGTCAAGGGTCAGGCCATTCGATTGCGAAAGCAGGCTGAAGATAACAAAAAGGCGTCTGCCGACTGGGAGCGGAAGGCCATGGTTTTGCTCCAAAAAGCCCAGAGCGGTGAGTTGGATGCCGGGGAAGCAGACCGGTTGGCAACCGAAGCCCTTAGCCGCAAGTCAGAGGCCGATAACCGCATTTCTCAGTTTGAGCAGGATGCCGAGATGCAGGAAGATATGGCCGCTAAGCTTCAAAGTCAGGTGGAGAAACTCAAATCTACCATTGCAACGCACGAAAATGAACTTATTTCGCTGCGCGCGCGGGCAAAAACAGCCGCTGCGACGAAGAAAATCAACAAGCAACTCGCCAAAGTCGATTCGTCTGGTACGATTGCCATGCTCGAGCGTATGAAAGAACGGGTTGAAGAAGATGAATCGCTCTCGCAGGCTTATGGTGAAATAGCCGGTGAATCCAAGAGCGTTGATGAGGAAATTGACGCGGCACTGAGTACTTCATCGAGCGGCACAGATCAACGCCTTGCTGAACTCAAGGCTAAGATGGGGATGACTTCGAAAGACTGA
- a CDS encoding YbjN domain-containing protein — protein sequence MSEYFNTVKSYLQDLNLAVDEEDTAEELVVVSDEDRGVNHLIVDCEDPILIIEQAIMPIPNVPGDLYKRLLEMNRTLVHGAFALDDETGTVLFRDTLRLDTLDRSELEGSITALELALADNAAELLEYSHQ from the coding sequence ATGTCAGAATATTTCAATACAGTCAAATCTTATCTTCAAGACCTCAATCTCGCGGTTGACGAGGAAGATACCGCTGAAGAACTCGTGGTGGTGAGCGACGAAGATCGCGGTGTCAATCACCTCATTGTCGATTGCGAGGATCCCATCCTCATTATTGAGCAGGCTATTATGCCTATTCCCAACGTCCCTGGGGATCTGTACAAAAGATTGCTCGAAATGAATCGCACACTTGTTCACGGGGCGTTTGCCCTGGACGATGAAACCGGCACGGTTCTTTTCCGCGATACCCTGCGCCTCGATACCCTCGACCGCTCTGAGCTTGAAGGCTCTATCACCGCGCTCGAACTCGCCTTAGCCGATAATGCCGCAGAATTACTCGAATATAGCCATCAGTAG
- the recJ gene encoding single-stranded-DNA-specific exonuclease RecJ, which yields MEPRYPIWNIRHKGDYHSLVDIILANRSLKIEDLDDSPDILNDPYLMQDMHRIVERISEAIRKKERIVVFGDYDVDGVTSTAVLLDFFDLVGANATFLLPDRFRDGYGMKPPGVETAYAQGAQLIVTADNGISAFEAIDTANNAGIDVVVIDHHHPQDKLPDALALVNPNRADCEYPFKGLAAVGVAFKVVQALASEFLPDSERRRYLNSLLDLVALGTVADMAPMVAENRLLTRKGMQVLDITERPGLQALKAVAGTTNRPVDTISIGFFLGPRINSAGRLSSADLALDLLRCQNQVQAKKLAEELNGLNGERQALQSDGMAEAERMVEDNWLDQYRILVVRGEDWHLGVVGLIAGRLVEKFSRPALVCTNFRKNGIYTGSARTAGGYNIVEAIFRVSDLLTEFGGHADAAGFSVPAENYPEFQDRLIADAQARLSEEALTPQLEVDATLKPSDISLTTVDTLDTLAPFGAKNELPRFVARNCRIADVRAIGRGAHLKLRVDTGDDLCDAIWFRQGERVYELSVGDRVDLAFALQANTWQGRTNVQMLVEDMRLSNLRD from the coding sequence ATGGAACCCAGGTACCCGATATGGAACATACGCCATAAGGGCGATTATCATTCTCTCGTCGATATCATTCTCGCAAACCGTTCATTGAAAATAGAGGATTTGGACGATTCTCCCGATATTTTGAATGACCCCTATTTAATGCAAGACATGCACCGCATAGTCGAACGCATATCAGAAGCCATTCGCAAAAAAGAGCGCATTGTGGTTTTTGGCGATTACGATGTAGATGGCGTCACGAGCACCGCTGTTTTGCTGGATTTTTTTGATCTGGTAGGTGCCAATGCCACATTTTTGTTACCCGACCGATTCCGAGACGGGTACGGCATGAAACCGCCAGGTGTAGAGACGGCATACGCACAAGGAGCGCAACTCATTGTAACCGCCGACAATGGCATTTCAGCTTTTGAGGCTATTGACACTGCCAATAACGCCGGAATAGATGTGGTAGTCATTGACCATCACCATCCACAGGACAAATTGCCAGACGCTCTGGCACTGGTGAATCCCAATCGCGCAGACTGCGAATATCCCTTCAAGGGACTGGCCGCCGTAGGGGTGGCATTTAAGGTAGTGCAGGCTCTGGCATCGGAATTCCTGCCCGATTCAGAACGCCGTCGATATTTGAACTCGCTTCTGGATCTCGTCGCATTGGGCACTGTGGCTGATATGGCCCCCATGGTTGCAGAAAATCGCCTGCTAACGCGAAAAGGGATGCAGGTACTCGATATCACCGAACGCCCGGGCTTGCAGGCACTCAAAGCCGTCGCGGGCACGACCAACCGCCCCGTTGACACAATCTCTATTGGATTCTTCCTGGGACCGCGCATCAACAGCGCCGGGCGCCTATCATCGGCAGATTTGGCACTCGATTTGTTGCGCTGCCAAAACCAGGTACAGGCGAAAAAACTCGCCGAAGAGTTAAACGGTCTAAATGGCGAAAGACAGGCTCTGCAAAGCGACGGCATGGCTGAAGCAGAACGCATGGTAGAGGATAACTGGTTAGATCAATATCGCATTCTGGTGGTACGCGGTGAAGACTGGCATCTGGGTGTAGTCGGGCTGATCGCCGGGCGATTGGTCGAAAAATTTTCGCGCCCAGCGCTGGTGTGTACCAACTTTCGAAAAAATGGCATCTACACGGGTTCTGCGCGCACAGCAGGTGGATACAATATCGTCGAGGCGATTTTCCGCGTCTCAGATCTACTCACCGAATTTGGCGGACACGCCGATGCCGCCGGATTTTCGGTCCCCGCTGAAAATTATCCCGAATTCCAAGACCGGTTGATCGCAGACGCTCAAGCGCGGCTATCAGAGGAAGCACTGACGCCCCAACTGGAAGTCGATGCCACCCTCAAACCATCCGATATTTCGCTGACAACCGTTGACACCCTGGACACATTGGCACCTTTTGGCGCGAAAAATGAGTTGCCGCGTTTTGTAGCCCGCAATTGCCGAATTGCAGATGTGCGCGCCATAGGCCGCGGGGCGCATTTGAAACTCAGAGTGGATACAGGTG